In one window of Magnetococcales bacterium DNA:
- a CDS encoding Crp/Fnr family transcriptional regulator: protein MDNTEKPGESNRGRKGINPLEQVRSNPLFSSLSQEAWEGLLPHMATLRLSPGQAVFYQGDPFRGFFVLLRGSVKLFRLAVDGQEKVIELIRSGQTFAEAILFSRGALYPVSAEATEESRLLHIAAAPYRKILEDSPELCLNLLSGMSQKLHQLVLEIDRLTLQHARERLLSYLLQEAGSQGLGENIVHLRMTRKILASRLSVQPETLSRLFKMLKQEGLVEESGKTLRIVDMETMRRALE from the coding sequence ATGGACAACACGGAAAAACCTGGAGAATCAAACAGAGGCAGAAAGGGCATCAACCCCCTGGAACAGGTGCGCAGCAACCCGCTCTTTTCCTCTCTGAGTCAAGAGGCATGGGAGGGTCTGTTGCCCCATATGGCCACTCTCCGTCTCTCCCCTGGTCAGGCGGTTTTCTATCAAGGAGATCCTTTTCGTGGGTTTTTTGTCCTGCTCAGGGGAAGCGTGAAACTGTTTCGGCTTGCGGTGGATGGTCAGGAAAAGGTGATCGAGCTGATCCGGTCGGGCCAGACCTTTGCCGAAGCGATCCTGTTTTCCCGGGGAGCCCTCTACCCGGTCAGCGCCGAAGCCACCGAGGAGAGTCGCCTGCTGCACATCGCTGCCGCTCCCTACCGTAAAATTTTGGAAGATTCTCCCGAACTCTGTCTGAACCTGCTCTCCGGAATGAGCCAAAAACTCCATCAACTGGTATTGGAGATCGACCGGCTCACCCTGCAACACGCCCGGGAACGACTGCTCTCCTACCTGCTCCAGGAGGCCGGCTCCCAAGGCCTGGGAGAAAACATCGTCCACCTGCGAATGACCCGAAAGATTCTCGCCTCGCGCCTCTCGGTACAACCGGAGACCTTGTCACGTCTCTTCAAAATGTTGAAACAGGAAGGGCTTGTCGAAGAGAGTGGCAAGACTCTTCGTATCGTCGACATGGAGACCATGCGGAGAGCGTTGGAGTGA
- the trxA gene encoding thioredoxin produces MSENIVDSSDGTFEQDVLKSNLPVLVDFWAEWCGPCKQVAPTLEAMALDFKGKLKVVKLNIDQNPSSPGRYGVRGIPTLMLFKDGKIEATKMGALPKSKLYEWVEQSIG; encoded by the coding sequence ATGAGCGAGAACATTGTCGATTCCTCCGACGGCACGTTCGAACAGGATGTCTTGAAGTCGAATTTACCAGTCCTGGTGGATTTTTGGGCCGAGTGGTGTGGTCCCTGCAAGCAGGTTGCCCCGACCCTTGAGGCCATGGCGCTTGATTTTAAAGGAAAGCTTAAGGTCGTCAAGCTGAACATAGACCAGAATCCCAGCTCGCCGGGCCGTTATGGCGTGCGGGGCATTCCGACCCTCATGCTGTTCAAGGATGGCAAGATTGAAGCGACCAAGATGGGAGCCCTGCCCAAGTCGAAACTTTACGAATGGGTTGAGCAGTCTATTGGTTGA
- a CDS encoding phosphoglycerate dehydrogenase, whose translation MPKVLIADKMSPKAEEVFRARGLEVDYKPGITPDDLKSIIGNYDGVAIRSATRLTADLIQAGKRLKVIGRAGIGVDNVDIPAASKHGVIVMNTPFGNTVTTAEHTIALTLAAARQIPAATASTRQSKWEKSRFMGRELFHKTLGIIGIGNIGALVVERFLGLKMQILAYDPFISKERAEDMGVELVDNLDAFWPRIDVLTVHTPMTRNTRHIVNAAAFACMKDGVIIVNCARGGIIDETALYDALKSGKVYAAALDVFEKEPAKDHPLFEFDNVVLTPHLGASTREAQVNVAIQIAQQISDYLLSGTIQNALNIPSVSEEELPNLRPFLNLADKLGTTLGQLTEAGVKKIHVSYEGEVTKLKLKPITNTILNSILTPMLETGVNLVNAPLIAEERAIEVVESVHPRARQGFTSLINVTIVTEKRERSISGTLFNSIQPRVVSMNNVPIEATPEGNLLFIANQDAPGLIGRVGTILGEAGVNIANFHLGRMAVGGHAIAFINVDQEVPNAIMATLARVENVLEVKQVRY comes from the coding sequence ATGCCAAAAGTGTTGATCGCTGACAAAATGTCCCCCAAGGCCGAAGAGGTTTTTCGTGCCCGGGGTTTGGAAGTGGATTACAAGCCGGGCATCACGCCCGACGATTTGAAATCCATCATTGGCAACTATGATGGCGTGGCCATTCGTTCGGCAACCCGTCTGACGGCTGATTTGATCCAGGCAGGCAAAAGGCTCAAGGTGATCGGGCGGGCCGGCATCGGTGTGGACAATGTGGATATTCCCGCCGCATCCAAGCATGGGGTGATCGTCATGAACACCCCTTTTGGCAACACCGTCACGACAGCGGAACACACCATCGCCCTGACCCTGGCCGCTGCCCGGCAGATTCCGGCGGCCACCGCTTCGACCCGGCAGAGCAAATGGGAAAAAAGCCGCTTCATGGGTCGGGAGCTTTTCCACAAGACCCTGGGCATCATTGGCATCGGCAACATTGGCGCCCTGGTGGTGGAGCGGTTTCTCGGCCTCAAGATGCAGATTCTGGCCTATGACCCGTTCATCAGCAAGGAGCGCGCTGAAGACATGGGCGTGGAGTTGGTGGACAATCTCGACGCCTTCTGGCCCCGTATCGATGTGCTCACCGTTCACACCCCCATGACCCGCAACACGCGCCATATCGTCAATGCAGCCGCCTTTGCCTGCATGAAGGATGGCGTCATCATCGTCAACTGCGCCCGGGGCGGCATCATCGACGAGACCGCTTTGTATGATGCCCTCAAATCCGGCAAGGTCTACGCCGCCGCCCTGGATGTCTTTGAAAAGGAGCCGGCCAAGGATCATCCCCTCTTCGAGTTTGACAATGTGGTCCTGACCCCGCACCTGGGGGCCTCGACCCGTGAAGCGCAGGTCAATGTCGCCATCCAGATCGCCCAGCAAATCTCCGATTACCTTCTGAGCGGAACCATCCAAAACGCCCTCAACATTCCCTCCGTCTCCGAAGAGGAGCTGCCCAATTTACGGCCCTTCCTCAACCTGGCCGACAAACTGGGCACCACCCTCGGGCAACTTACCGAAGCCGGCGTCAAAAAAATTCACGTCTCCTACGAAGGCGAGGTGACCAAGCTCAAACTCAAGCCGATCACCAACACCATCCTCAACAGCATCCTCACCCCCATGTTGGAAACCGGCGTCAATCTGGTCAACGCCCCCCTTATTGCCGAAGAACGGGCCATCGAGGTGGTGGAGAGCGTGCATCCTCGTGCCCGGCAAGGGTTTACCTCCCTGATCAACGTTACCATCGTAACAGAGAAACGCGAGCGGTCCATCTCGGGCACGTTGTTCAACAGCATCCAACCCCGTGTCGTCTCCATGAACAACGTTCCCATCGAGGCCACGCCGGAAGGCAATCTTTTATTCATCGCCAACCAGGATGCGCCAGGGCTCATTGGTCGGGTCGGCACCATTCTGGGTGAGGCCGGGGTCAACATTGCCAACTTCCATTTGGGCCGCATGGCCGTAGGCGGGCACGCTATCGCTTTCATCAACGTCGATCAGGAAGTTCCCAACGCCATCATGGCGACGCTGGCGCGGGTAGAAAATGTCCTGGAGGTCAAGCAGGTGCGGTATTGA
- a CDS encoding YggU family protein — translation MSDHLLPIRVQPRAAHEKIMGLHEGRLKVALHAPPVDNAANQALCALLAKAFRVPKSNVSVIKGEKSREKLVRITGATDAVIQSFKHQWGFQEKK, via the coding sequence GTGAGCGACCACCTTTTGCCCATCCGCGTGCAACCCCGCGCCGCCCATGAAAAAATCATGGGTTTGCACGAGGGTCGTCTCAAGGTGGCCCTGCACGCCCCGCCGGTGGATAACGCCGCCAACCAGGCCCTGTGCGCACTCCTGGCCAAGGCCTTCCGGGTGCCCAAAAGCAACGTCAGCGTCATCAAAGGGGAAAAATCCCGCGAAAAACTGGTCAGAATCACCGGCGCCACCGACGCGGTCATTCAGAGTTTCAAACATCAATGGGGATTTCAAGAAAAGAAATAA
- a CDS encoding type II toxin-antitoxin system RelE/ParE family toxin gives MRKLDAQTQARIVQAIRHLGENPRPSRCLKLSRLRDTYRIREGDFRIIYQEGCVDGHTKPSGFGVSMA, from the coding sequence ATACGCAAGCTGGATGCGCAAACCCAGGCCCGCATCGTCCAAGCCATCCGTCATCTTGGGGAGAATCCGCGTCCTTCCAGGTGTCTGAAATTGTCCCGATTACGCGACACATACCGCATCCGTGAGGGCGATTTCCGCATCATTTACCAAGAGGGGTGTGTCGACGGCCACACCAAGCCATCCGGCTTTGGCGTTTCAATGGCGTAA
- the thiD gene encoding bifunctional hydroxymethylpyrimidine kinase/phosphomethylpyrimidine kinase: MTSTTMNALHGGRVLIVAGSDPVGGAGLQADLKTVTALGGHAMTAVTAITVQDTRQLYTFFPLDPAWVVQQMRVVLQDVGVDCIKLGMLGSPGIVAAVAEVLRDIPDVPVVADPVLAAGGGGSLLQDGGMEILVRALLPRVTLLTPNIPEAEALTGMVITSPATMEQAAQKLAGGGGSILLTGGHQPGEIIHDLLVAGQESHWFTSPRRPGPGFHGTGCTLASAVATGLAQGMPMLEAVARGIAFVHRAVAESYALGHGQLLLRHHSFQSF; encoded by the coding sequence ATGACAAGCACTACCATGAACGCCCTGCATGGCGGACGGGTTTTGATCGTGGCGGGATCGGATCCCGTAGGCGGGGCCGGGTTGCAGGCCGATCTGAAGACCGTAACCGCCCTGGGGGGCCACGCCATGACGGCGGTCACGGCCATCACGGTCCAGGATACCCGGCAGCTCTACACTTTTTTTCCGCTGGATCCGGCGTGGGTGGTGCAGCAGATGCGGGTTGTTTTGCAGGATGTGGGGGTTGATTGCATCAAGCTGGGCATGTTGGGCTCGCCCGGCATTGTTGCCGCCGTGGCCGAGGTGTTGCGCGACATTCCCGACGTGCCCGTGGTGGCGGATCCGGTTTTGGCGGCTGGCGGTGGGGGTTCCCTGTTGCAGGACGGGGGGATGGAGATCCTGGTGAGGGCGTTGCTGCCCCGGGTCACCCTCCTGACGCCCAACATACCCGAAGCGGAGGCCCTTACCGGTATGGTCATCACCTCCCCGGCAACCATGGAGCAGGCGGCCCAAAAACTGGCAGGCGGCGGGGGCAGCATCTTGTTGACCGGTGGTCATCAACCCGGAGAGATCATCCATGACCTTCTTGTCGCGGGCCAGGAGTCGCACTGGTTTACCTCGCCCCGGCGTCCCGGACCTGGTTTTCATGGCACTGGTTGCACGCTCGCTTCTGCCGTGGCTACGGGATTGGCCCAGGGGATGCCCATGCTGGAGGCCGTTGCGCGTGGCATCGCATTCGTGCATCGTGCCGTAGCGGAAAGTTATGCGCTGGGGCACGGGCAGCTTTTGTTGCGGCATCACTCTTTTCAATCGTTCTGA